From the Syntrophomonadaceae bacterium genome, one window contains:
- a CDS encoding NAD(P)-binding protein → MDQKKWREREARCIQEEAPGCTAACPVHVDGRGIALAVRKKDYAAGFMLLNKMLPFPRIISRICDQPCRQACKRKDLGGAIHVNALERCCAENYDPPAPKILQVKAKDKKVAVIGAGLSGLTAAVELAKKGYKVVVFEATHRLAGSIRDISESILPAQTIEDDLAYLEKLPLEIRYDARISNSGSKMLTFDDVCTGFDAVYLGVGCLGASSLNLGLELNSAGKPVIDPVTFATSRSKVFAGGSLLLGTHGKSPITSISHGKIAANSIDRLFQNASLTVGREKEGPFDSSLYTNIDGVEFQVASKEYNPVRGYIVGEALREANRCLLCECMECVKVCEFLANYGSYPKRYVREVYNNLSIVMGIHHANATINSCRLCGLCEQVCPGGLNMGEIYKEARQIMVKKGKMPPTAHDFALRDMQFSTGTKFVLNKHQPGYKKSSIMFFPGCQLSASSPQNVRRIYEFLCAKTEGGAGLSLGCCGAPADWAGRQELFKETIRNVENNWLDLGQPRVITGCPTCYSIFKRELPQMEAETVWTFLEQIGLPDKAKEGVSPKKLAVHDACTTRHEARLQKSIRSILHKLGHQVEELDTGWGKTECCGYGGLQLFANRDLARKGAERRIKESEADYLAYCAMCRDIFAGRGKRVYHLLDLIFSAKEQDPATQKGPGFSERHENRARLRETLLKEVWGETVEERQSEIKLIIPEAVGDVMEDRMILREDVAKVIAHAEKSGNKFKNMENNSFIACFKPVSVTYWVEYTSQGDGFLVRNAYSHRLEISE, encoded by the coding sequence ATGGATCAGAAAAAATGGCGCGAACGGGAAGCAAGATGCATACAGGAGGAAGCACCCGGGTGCACTGCCGCCTGTCCCGTTCACGTAGACGGGCGGGGCATTGCTTTAGCTGTCCGGAAGAAAGACTATGCTGCCGGGTTCATGTTATTAAACAAAATGCTCCCTTTTCCCAGGATCATCAGCAGAATTTGTGACCAGCCCTGCCGCCAGGCCTGTAAACGCAAAGATTTGGGCGGAGCTATTCATGTCAATGCACTGGAAAGGTGTTGCGCGGAAAACTACGACCCTCCTGCTCCCAAAATCTTGCAAGTCAAGGCCAAAGATAAGAAGGTTGCGGTAATAGGCGCCGGCTTGAGCGGTCTGACCGCAGCTGTTGAACTGGCAAAAAAAGGGTATAAAGTGGTGGTTTTTGAAGCCACTCATCGTTTGGCTGGGAGTATCCGGGACATTTCGGAAAGCATCCTGCCTGCTCAAACTATTGAGGATGATCTGGCCTACCTGGAAAAACTTCCTCTGGAGATAAGATATGATGCGAGAATTAGCAATTCCGGCAGCAAAATGCTGACTTTTGACGATGTATGCACGGGTTTTGACGCCGTATATTTAGGTGTGGGCTGCCTGGGGGCAAGCTCTTTGAACCTGGGGCTTGAGCTTAATAGCGCGGGCAAACCGGTAATTGACCCCGTCACCTTCGCTACAAGCCGTTCCAAGGTCTTTGCCGGCGGCAGCCTCCTTTTGGGCACTCACGGCAAATCTCCCATAACCTCAATATCACATGGCAAAATTGCTGCCAATTCCATCGACCGTCTGTTCCAGAATGCCTCCCTCACTGTCGGCAGGGAAAAGGAAGGGCCGTTTGACTCTTCGCTGTATACAAATATCGACGGAGTAGAATTCCAGGTTGCGTCAAAAGAATATAATCCCGTTCGGGGTTATATTGTTGGGGAAGCTTTGCGGGAAGCCAACCGCTGTTTGCTGTGCGAATGCATGGAGTGCGTAAAGGTCTGCGAGTTTCTTGCCAACTACGGTTCTTATCCTAAACGCTATGTCCGGGAAGTATATAACAACCTGTCCATTGTCATGGGAATTCACCATGCCAATGCTACGATTAATTCCTGCAGGTTGTGCGGGCTCTGTGAGCAGGTTTGTCCCGGCGGCCTGAACATGGGCGAAATCTACAAGGAAGCGCGGCAAATCATGGTTAAAAAAGGAAAAATGCCGCCCACGGCCCATGATTTTGCGCTGCGGGATATGCAATTCAGCACCGGCACTAAATTTGTCTTGAATAAACACCAGCCGGGCTATAAAAAAAGTAGCATCATGTTCTTTCCCGGCTGCCAGTTAAGCGCGTCCTCTCCGCAAAACGTCAGAAGAATTTATGAATTCTTGTGCGCCAAAACAGAGGGAGGGGCAGGACTCAGCCTGGGCTGCTGCGGCGCTCCCGCCGACTGGGCTGGAAGGCAGGAATTGTTTAAGGAAACAATCAGGAACGTAGAAAACAACTGGCTTGATTTGGGCCAACCCAGGGTAATCACCGGGTGCCCCACCTGCTATAGCATATTTAAGCGGGAGTTGCCCCAAATGGAAGCAGAGACCGTCTGGACTTTCCTGGAACAGATAGGACTGCCGGATAAGGCCAAAGAAGGGGTTTCTCCGAAAAAACTGGCCGTGCATGACGCTTGTACCACAAGACATGAAGCCAGGCTGCAAAAAAGTATCCGGAGTATTTTGCATAAACTGGGCCACCAGGTTGAAGAGCTGGATACCGGCTGGGGGAAAACCGAGTGCTGCGGGTACGGCGGATTGCAGCTTTTTGCCAACAGGGACTTGGCCCGCAAAGGGGCGGAAAGGCGCATTAAGGAAAGCGAGGCCGACTATCTTGCCTACTGTGCCATGTGTCGCGATATTTTTGCCGGAAGGGGAAAACGGGTCTACCATCTCCTGGATCTGATCTTCAGCGCAAAAGAACAGGATCCAGCAACACAAAAAGGTCCGGGGTTTTCCGAGCGGCACGAAAACAGGGCGAGACTAAGAGAGACACTGTTAAAGGAAGTGTGGGGTGAGACAGTGGAAGAGCGGCAGAGTGAAATAAAGCTTATTATCCCTGAGGCCGTAGGGGATGTCATGGAGGACAGGATGATCCTCAGGGAAGACGTGGCCAAGGTCATTGCCCATGCCGAAAAGAGCGGCAACAAGTTCAAAAACATGGAAAATAATAGCTTTATTGCCTGCTTTAAACCAGTGAGCGTAACCTATTGGGTAGAATACACCTCGCAGGGAGACGGCTTCCTGGTCAGAAACGCATACAGCCACAGATTGGAAATAAGCGAATAG